The segment GCCCGCCGTCGCAGTGGCTGGCCGACGAGTTCGGTTTCGTCCAAGCGCTGCCGTTGTGGCCCGCCGAGGATGAGAGCCATGACTGACATTCCTTCGCCACAGGTGTGGCCCACGCTGGCAGCGAACGACGCCCGGGCTCTGATCCGCTTCCTGGTGGACGCGTTCGGGTTCACCGAGACGGTGGTGCACGGCGACGGTGACCGGGTCGACCACGCCGAGCTGGCCTGGCCGCTCGGCGGCGGCATCATGCTGGGCACGGTCCGCGAGGCCGGGGACGACCGGTGGCCGCTGAAACCCGGCACGTTCGGCGGTTACGTGGTCGCCGACGACATCGACGCGCTGTACGCCCGGGCGGTGGCCGCCGGCGCGGAGATCACCCGCAAGCCGTTCGACACCGACTACGGCTCCCGCGACTTCACGGCCCGCGACCCCGAGGGCAACCTGTGGAGCTTCGGCACGTACCGCGGGGCTAGTCGCGCCTGAGCAGGCCCTGCTCGAAGGCGGCGGCCACGGCCGAGGCGCGGTCGCGGACACCGAGTTTCGCGTACGCGTGCAGCAGGTGTGTCTTGACCGTGGCCTCGCTGATGAAGAGCCGCCCGGCGGTCTCCCGGTTGGTGCAGCCGCGCGAGATCAGCGTGAGCACCTCGAGTTCGCGCTGGCTGAGCGGCTCCTTGGCGGGTGAGCGCAGCTCGCCCATCAGCCGGCCGGCGACCGCCGGGGAGAGCACCGACTCGCCCCGGTGGGCGGCCAGCACCGCGCGGAACAGATCCTCGCGCGGGGTGTCCTTGAGCAGGTATCCGGTCGCCCCCGCCTTGATCGCCGGAAGCACGTCGCTGTCCGTGTCGTACGTGGTGAGCACCAGCACCCGGGCCGCCGAGCCGCGCGACTTGAGCTCGCGGATCGTGGTGACCCCGTCCATCACCGGCATCCGCAGGTCCATCAGCACCACGTCCGGCCCGGTCGCGGCGGTCACGGCCAGCGCCTCCCGGCCGTCACCGGCCTCGCCGATCACGGTGAACCGGTCGTCGCCGGCGAACATGCCGCGCAACCCGTCCCGGACCACCGGATGGTCGTCGACGATCACCAGCTTGATCATGCAGCGCTCCCGATCCCGATGGCCGGCACGCACGCGGAGATCGCGGTCCCGCCGCCCGGCTCCGATTCCACTTCGAGGGTCCCGGCGATGCGGGCCAGCCGTTCCCGCATCGCCCGCAGCCCGAACCCGCCGTTCTCGTCCGTCTCGCGCGGCTCGGCCGGATCGAAGCCGGCGCCGTCGTCGCGGACGTCCAGGGTGATCACATCCTCCATGTAGGAGAGGGTGAGCCCGACCCGCTCGGCGCCGGCGTGCTTGGCCACGTTCGCCAGGCCCTCCTGGGCGGCCCGCAGCAGGGTCGTCTCGATCTCCGGGAGCAGCCGCCGGGGACTTCCGGTGGTGACCAGGTCGGCGCGTACGCCGGTCAGCTCGGACCAACCCTGCACCACCTCGCCGAGCGCCTCCGGCAGGGCCGCACCGTCCAGGTGCTGCGGCCGCAGCGCCTGCACCGAGCGCCGCGCCTCGGCCAGCCCTTCCCGGGCCAGCCGGCGGGCGGTCTCCAGATGCCGGCGGTGGTCGGCCGGCCGGTCGGCGGCCGCCTCGGCCGCCTCCAGCTGGGTGACGATGCCGGTGAAACCCTGGGCCAGCACGTCGTGGATCTCGCCGGCCATCCGCTGCCGCTCGTCGAGCACTCCGGCCTCCCGGGCCTGGACCATGAGCTGGGCGTGCAGGCCGGCGTTCTCCTTGAGCGCCCTCTCCAGCTTCGCGTTCGCCTCGGCCAGCTCGTCGAGCATCCGGGCCCGCCGGGCGGAGTGCTCCTCGGACTTGGTCTCCACGCTGAGCATGATCATCACGATGAGCAGGTTGCAGCCGAGAACGACGAGGTAGATGAGCCATCCGTTGTCACCGGCGATGTTCTGGAAGCCGCCGAGTTGTGAGCCGGCCGCGATGCAGGCCACCGGGACCGCACCGGCGAGCCGCCAGTAACCGACCAGGGCATAGGCGACGAAGAGGTAGCCGGTCCAGGTGAAGACGCCGTAGAACGGGCTGCACCAGACCAGGAACGCGCTGAGGACGATCTGCCCGATCAGGAAGACCAGCATGTGGCCGCGGCGCTGCCCCCAGGCCGGATGCAGGGTGATCCACCAGAACAGCCAGGCGGCGGTCGCCGCGGTGAGTCCCAGGATCAGCGCGAGGGGCCGGTCCGGCAGGCCCACCCCGCGGGTCGCCAGGGCCAGCAGCAGGGAGCCGGCCAATGTCCCGTACGTCAACCAGGTGAGCCACCACTGCCGGACCTCGGCGGAACCCTCCTGCACCTCAGCGCTCTCCATGTCGCGCCCCTTACTCCCAGCGGAAGAGTTTCGCCGCGGCGATCCCGAAAATCGCCAGGTATCCCACGAGCACCGTAATCGACAGCAGGTTCGGCCAGTGACCCGTCATCGCCTCGTGCATGAGCCGCTCACCGGCGGCCAGCGGGGTGAAGTCGGCGATCCGCTGCACCACGTCCGGCAGCACCTCGCGCGGTGCGTACAGGCCGGCGAGGAACATCAGCGGGAAGAACAGGATCAGGCCGATCGCGTTCGCCGCCTTGCCGCTCGGCGCGACCGCCGCGATCAGCAGGCCCACCGCGAAGACGCCGATGACCGCCAGCAGCACGGCGAGCAGGAACGCGAGCGGCGACTCCGGCAGCGGGACGCCCCACACGATCCCGGCCACGACGAACACCAGGACCGACGAGCAGACCACCAGGATGGCGGAGAACACCAGCTGGGCGCCGAGCAGGGCGATCGGGCTGACCGGGGTGGTGGCGAGCCGGCGGAGGATGCCCTTCTCGCGATAGTTGGCGAGCACGGTGGGCATGCCCTGCAGACCGATCATGGCGATGCTCAGGGCGATCACGATGCCGGCGTAGACGTCGACCACCCGCAGGCCGCCCAGCGCCGGATCCGGCTCCCGGAACGCCGGGACCGCACCGAGGATCAGGATGAGGATGAGCGGGAAGAGGCCCGCGAAGAAGAAGTAGGCGGGTTCGCGCAACGCGGTGCGGAACTCGGTGACGACGAGCTTGCCGAAGACGTTCATCGCGGGGTCTCCTCTGCGGTGCGGCCGGTCAGACGGACGAAGGCGTCGTCGAGGGTGGCCTGCTCCAGGCGCAGCTCGACGGCGACGATCCCGTTGGAGGCGAGCACCGAG is part of the Actinoplanes sp. NBC_00393 genome and harbors:
- a CDS encoding VOC family protein; its protein translation is MTDIPSPQVWPTLAANDARALIRFLVDAFGFTETVVHGDGDRVDHAELAWPLGGGIMLGTVREAGDDRWPLKPGTFGGYVVADDIDALYARAVAAGAEITRKPFDTDYGSRDFTARDPEGNLWSFGTYRGASRA
- a CDS encoding response regulator transcription factor, producing the protein MIKLVIVDDHPVVRDGLRGMFAGDDRFTVIGEAGDGREALAVTAATGPDVVLMDLRMPVMDGVTTIRELKSRGSAARVLVLTTYDTDSDVLPAIKAGATGYLLKDTPREDLFRAVLAAHRGESVLSPAVAGRLMGELRSPAKEPLSQRELEVLTLISRGCTNRETAGRLFISEATVKTHLLHAYAKLGVRDRASAVAAAFEQGLLRRD
- a CDS encoding sensor histidine kinase; the protein is MESAEVQEGSAEVRQWWLTWLTYGTLAGSLLLALATRGVGLPDRPLALILGLTAATAAWLFWWITLHPAWGQRRGHMLVFLIGQIVLSAFLVWCSPFYGVFTWTGYLFVAYALVGYWRLAGAVPVACIAAGSQLGGFQNIAGDNGWLIYLVVLGCNLLIVMIMLSVETKSEEHSARRARMLDELAEANAKLERALKENAGLHAQLMVQAREAGVLDERQRMAGEIHDVLAQGFTGIVTQLEAAEAAADRPADHRRHLETARRLAREGLAEARRSVQALRPQHLDGAALPEALGEVVQGWSELTGVRADLVTTGSPRRLLPEIETTLLRAAQEGLANVAKHAGAERVGLTLSYMEDVITLDVRDDGAGFDPAEPRETDENGGFGLRAMRERLARIAGTLEVESEPGGGTAISACVPAIGIGSAA
- a CDS encoding ABC transporter permease, which codes for MNVFGKLVVTEFRTALREPAYFFFAGLFPLILILILGAVPAFREPDPALGGLRVVDVYAGIVIALSIAMIGLQGMPTVLANYREKGILRRLATTPVSPIALLGAQLVFSAILVVCSSVLVFVVAGIVWGVPLPESPLAFLLAVLLAVIGVFAVGLLIAAVAPSGKAANAIGLILFFPLMFLAGLYAPREVLPDVVQRIADFTPLAAGERLMHEAMTGHWPNLLSITVLVGYLAIFGIAAAKLFRWE